TGAATCTGTATGGCTTCAGGAAAGCCGATCCGGCTGTTAAAGACACCTGGGACAATGCAGCATATCATCATTTTTACAACCCAAACTTCCAGCGAGACCAACCTGAACTTGTTGCGAGTCTGAGGAGACTCACTGTCGACAACAAGGCAAAGATACAAGCTGGTGTGAACGTGACAAGTCGGCCCCCGAGTCGGTACCTGCGATACAGTGGGGGTGATGATGGCACagataaaaatgtgaaaagagGCAAGTGTCACTGCAGGACTTCTCATGGCTGTATTTCAGTGAGGGAGTAGCTGTAGATAGCAGAAATATATTGTAATGGTCACACAAGTTCCCCTGTAGTCACATAGTTAATACTACTGTAAAATTAAACCATTTCCTAAACATTTCATGGACTGAAAAGGGTCCACCAACCCCACTTGGGAAATCACTATAAATCTAAATGCTTCTTCACTTTTCATCTGAACCAAACGTCTTATTGCAGTTTTAATTCCACAATCCAGTGCTTTACATTTCAATAATGGCTGTCTAACAGGTTGTCGTCATGCTTTGCTTTTTCCTGTTTCTGCAGTCAGTACTTCAATGCTTAGCCCCACACATCAGGAGTCAACTCATCCTTACTATCCCAATAAAGCTCAGCCCATGACAGCACACAATGGAACCCCAGTCCCACCACGATTCCTGATAAGAGGCCATGGTGCAGCTCTTTCGCCGACTGTCTTTGCTGCAGACAAAGGGTTACAAGTGTCTTTAAGCCACCACTATGCAAACGCCAATGCAATGCACATTCAGCAGAGTTTACTGTCCCGTGCAAACCATGGAAACCCAAATTTCCCTTTTACTTCTCCAAATGCACAATATCCGCCTGGCTACTATTCCCCAGGTGAGCATGACATCAGTTTTCTTTGTTCGGATAGTATGGGAGGGAGAGTAAACCACACTatttacatcactttacttATGTTGTACATGAGGAGAACTTTTTTTAGCTACAATGTACTTGTAATGTACTAAAATGTACTAATCTGTGTGTAAAATCAGTAGTACTTATTAATTGGGAATGCAAAATTGTAGGTTTCAACTCCAACCCAAATCCTGCATTttataatctaaaatataatctTTTGTCTTGTTGAAGTTTGCCAGTGCTACCATCACAACCTTGTGACATCACATATGGCAGGTAGTGGGATTCAGACAGGCTCGTTTGCTCCCCACAGTTATTACCAGGTAGGTGAACTGAAGTGTGGTCACTTTTCTATCCATAGTCATGTGATTAATGTCTCACAACAAATCTGTGTGATGAGGGGTGAGGGGGGGGCATTCCACCAGCCGTTACACAGTGCGTCCCAGAAGCGgctctctgctctgctctgctctgctaaAAATACGTGGCAGATACATTTTTGGTGGGGAGGTCAACAGGCTGGGCAGGAAGTGGAACAGCTAGAGCATCTGgtcaattttcaaaataaacacactgtgaAGACTCCCGATCATATATAACATCAGTATAGTATTTTAACAACAGCCACAAACCTTTTGATCCATGTCATTCATGACTGGACATACAGTAATGTCAGAAACCATTTAACTATGTAGACTATTTACTTTTATGGTAGAAGCACAAATATCCAGGAAAAAATTACCGAAACAACAAAATATGCAGGCAAAACGCTCCGTTTCTGAGACGCTCCCAGTGTGTTATGACGCATAGCAGCGGACAGAATAAACCCACAGCGCAGCCAGACCATGGCGCAGTTGGACCACAGGGGTTAGGCAGTGTCCTCATTTAGGATCTTAGTGGCCTGAGGGTAGAAGTTTCTTCAgagactttaaaggtcccatgacatggtgctctttggatgcttttatatagaccttagtggtcccctaatactgtatctgaagtctctttcccgaaattcagccttggtgcagaattacagccagtagagccagtcccacaatgagctttccttagtatgtgtcatttctgtgtgtagctattgaggaagagaggggggtgtggccttcaccaactgccactttgcttgtttgaaagccatgctgtctctttctcattggtgggctaaattctctgggtgggcaaagcagagaaaggggaggtaaccttgctccttatgacctcataagaagaagattccagattggcccatctgagctttcattttctcaaaggcagagcaggatacccagggctcagtttacacctatcaccatttctagccactgggggaccataggcaggctgagggaactcatattaatgttaaagggaaatgttcatgccatgggaccttaaagTGCTGGCCTGGTGTATCCAGTACCTTCTTCCCGACCTCAACAGAAAAGCCTGTAACCCGGGTGTTTTGGATCTTTAATGATTGTCTTAGCCTTTTTATCGCAGCGCCTGATGTAAATATCCTTTAGGCAGGGTAGGGCTGCGCTAATTGTATGTTCAGCCGAAACAAACCACTCTTTGCAGGGCCTTGCGGTCCTGTTCGGAGTTGTTTCCGTACCAGGCAGGGAATATTTTGAACATTTACTGTGTCTaaaacatatcttttttttatttcactgttACAGGCGAGCTATCCTGTGAATATGTTGTGCCATGGGGACAACAACCAGGATATCAAGAACATGGAACACCAGGAGGTGAAAAAATTTGACATTAACTTGGACACAATTTTCCAGATTGCCGATGAGGTGATGCAAACTCCACCCAATAACAACTTGGTTAGAGTCATGACCCCGGAGAAGCCAGGCCCTGTGTTAGTGCCGTTCACCTGTAACCCTGTGACGTATGACAAACCTGCCAGCGCCATGAAAGCTAACCCTTTGTATGGATCCATTATAATGGCTGTGTCAGGCCATGCTGATCAAGTCAAATGCGAACAGCAGGAAGAATCTGTGGTTTCAGTACCTGAGCAAATGCCTGAAGATGCCATATCCGAGGTAAGTCTCTACATTGTAGATCCCCTGAAGGCAATtagctttattttttctaaaAGACTTTGCCAGGAATGGCTGGGTGAGGTCTGTCCAGCAGACCTATTCATATATGATTAGAGAACGTGTAACAGCTTAGCAGAAGACCTGTACATTATTTGCTGTGGTTTTCCTCTGTGCCCTGGCAAGGTTACCGTTGATGATGCAAAGGACACGGAGGTTATAGGTGGCGAGGTTAGTGACAGTCTGAGGGATACCAGTCAGGCCGATAACAGCAAATGGACAGGAAGTACACCAAATCTTTAGGTAAGACATTATTTAACATCTAGGGAGCACGGTCAGAATAAAACTAGTGGAAGAAAAAGGCatttaaaatgtgaatgtaTGTTTAAAGGTCATCACTGCAACAAGTTTACTGACAGTTGGTTGTATTTCTCGTTTTAGATCTCAACTTGTTGATTTGATTGGCATGTGACAGGGAGTCTTGATTCACTTCAGGATTTGATCTCAGATTCTCACTATTATCAGACTTTATTCTCCATTTTAGTGAGTTTTGTGTAAAAGATGCGTtctattttaaattttatttcattcttgTAGCAAAATTAGTTATAGGCTGtacatttgtgtattttaatAGCAATGATTTTCCTTATTGTTAGTGACTTTGGAAAATACAATAATTtgagtaacaaaaaaaaaaaaaaaaaaaaggttttacctCTATATTTTTACCACagtattttctaaaatgtaaccatcttgtaatgtttttaaagaattgtaattttaagtataatttataCAGATTTGCTACAGTAAAGGCCACCTCTGGCTGTCCACATGTAATGTGCATGCTTGACTTAGTCTGTTTTTAATAGCATAACTGGTAGTGTTTGTCATAGCAAGTTGTAACAAACCGCTGTAATGGGGGAGAAAATATTGAATAAGTGTATGAAAATATAATCCTATTGATTGTTGATATTGATTGCTTTATGATGGTGACCAAGTGGTGGTTGCATTTCcccacctttttatttttccactgCATCATTTAAAAGGTGCAGGGTTTTTTGAACGTGTCactgaagtgtttttttaattgcaagTGTGTAAAAGTATTATAATTAAAGTTGAATATATGTCCAATAATTTGGCTTGATGGTTTGCTGTGTATGTGAATTTATATTATTTCTTGTTGACACAGCAGTTGTGTCCTAAAGTTGTCTGCTGGTTCTGTAGGATTGTGTACACTAGAGGGAGCCACTTGTTCGTTTTTgatttg
This genomic interval from Perca flavescens isolate YP-PL-M2 chromosome 13, PFLA_1.0, whole genome shotgun sequence contains the following:
- the hsf5 gene encoding heat shock factor protein 5 isoform X1, which translates into the protein MKRLNSQQFQRFGNTSNGPENRRESSLELQVQFTCHDVSSWCSMTQTIQGYIERITELSMHVGENPLPDSINPNNFPAKLWRLVNNPLNHAIYWDKLGRVVVIDQHLFERQILSPSNITTPDNADAFKTTNFSSFVRQLNLYGFRKADPAVKDTWDNAAYHHFYNPNFQRDQPELVASLRRLTVDNKAKIQAGVNVTSRPPSRYLRYSGGDDGTDKNVKRVSTSMLSPTHQESTHPYYPNKAQPMTAHNGTPVPPRFLIRGHGAALSPTVFAADKGLQVSLSHHYANANAMHIQQSLLSRANHGNPNFPFTSPNAQYPPGYYSPVCQCYHHNLVTSHMAGSGIQTGSFAPHSYYQASYPVNMLCHGDNNQDIKNMEHQEVKKFDINLDTIFQIADEVMQTPPNNNLVRVMTPEKPGPVLVPFTCNPVTYDKPASAMKANPLYGSIIMAVSGHADQVKCEQQEESVVSVPEQMPEDAISEVTVDDAKDTEVIGGEVSDSLRDTSQADNSKWTGSTPNL
- the hsf5 gene encoding heat shock factor protein 5 isoform X2, whose protein sequence is MKRLNSQQFQRFGNTSNGPENRRESSLELQTELSMHVGENPLPDSINPNNFPAKLWRLVNNPLNHAIYWDKLGRVVVIDQHLFERQILSPSNITTPDNADAFKTTNFSSFVRQLNLYGFRKADPAVKDTWDNAAYHHFYNPNFQRDQPELVASLRRLTVDNKAKIQAGVNVTSRPPSRYLRYSGGDDGTDKNVKRVSTSMLSPTHQESTHPYYPNKAQPMTAHNGTPVPPRFLIRGHGAALSPTVFAADKGLQVSLSHHYANANAMHIQQSLLSRANHGNPNFPFTSPNAQYPPGYYSPVCQCYHHNLVTSHMAGSGIQTGSFAPHSYYQASYPVNMLCHGDNNQDIKNMEHQEVKKFDINLDTIFQIADEVMQTPPNNNLVRVMTPEKPGPVLVPFTCNPVTYDKPASAMKANPLYGSIIMAVSGHADQVKCEQQEESVVSVPEQMPEDAISEVTVDDAKDTEVIGGEVSDSLRDTSQADNSKWTGSTPNL